The Drosophila simulans strain w501 chromosome 3R, Prin_Dsim_3.1, whole genome shotgun sequence genome contains the following window.
TGTGTCGCCTGTTCCATTGAACTTGTTTTGTACACTTTACCCCCTGGTCGTCAACCGGTTATTGCATTTGgcaaaccaaaataaaaatcacaaaaaaaagcgattataaacaaaataataacaataacaatggtGGGGCACTCGGTCCGAGCCGGTTTATTTGCATGAGCAAAACATCAGATTTAAACTAACGAACTCTAATGGCACTGTTGTCGCCCGGGGATTTCTACGAATTTTGGCTGAGTTTCACCTGGCAGGTAACATTGTTCTGAGAATTTCTCTcacatttatgtttttatcgattttattttattttaatgaggtTGTACGTGTACATGTTAAATCACTCACATTTCGATGACGCATAGCGACAGCGTTTTTTGACTTCAATACGAACTTTTAAGCAATCTAAAGCATTCAAAATAATAAGTATTTATTGTTTGGTTAGCCTTGTTTAGAGATTATGTTTGTTATTGGCCATTTAAATGATTCAGATAGATTTCTTATCAGCACGTTGGAATAATATTTACTATAAGCTAATAGTAAGCACTGGTCGTATTGCGTCTAACAATTAACATAACAATTAGTAACGAAgtctataaaataataatctttgaaatatttatgagtcttgtttataaactaaaatatcgtcaaaatatttgttcaaatatttaagttcataggtttttttttttgtttaaaaattcaaaatccgatttaaatacacacacaaatcgGTAATGATAGATGGATGACATACAAACAACCATTCCGAAACCAATCGTCTCAACCAGCTCAATTAGTTTCCGATTCCATCGTGCCATTAGTTCCTCCTTATCGCCACCTCTCACCCTGGaattaaaatggattttacCTCCTCCGATCTACACTCAAGCTCCACTTGGAACAATTGATAACCGCTTTAAAGCTCAGTTCCCCAAAGAGAGTGGGGAGATTTGCATGTATGTACtatgtacatttgtatatTCTAGTGGATTTCAGTGCACAAAGCAGAAGCAGAGCGGGCTGATAAACTGAGTAAATGAGGCGAATacgaaatatgtataaatggaCATGTAAATATCAAAGTAAAGGAAAGTGAAACGCAAACTGCAAAAGTCAGCTGCTTGGGGAAGAGTGCCTTACAGTTAGCGATTACTACAAAATACAGTTACAGCCGATCGTCCAGAGCTCGCCAAATGGTCCACTCAGTACTAATTCGACAACGGTCTCTTAATAATCATTCCATGTGGATCCAGTGGATCCCTGGTACTCGTAGTATCAGCAACATATTAACCATAAAGTGCTCGGTCAAGTGATCGCGGGGATCTTGAGAATATACCTGGTGTACTCACTCGTAGTATCAGCAACTGATAATCGCCAAAGTTTCCATGGTTATAACTAAAATCCTGCACAAATTCCAGGGTATTAAAAGTGATCGTGGCGGATGCGTAACCCTGGTACCCGAAATCTCATCAATTGATCATCGCCAAATGCTCCTCATGCTATTGTTTTTTATCGGTCTTGTGTTTGTAGTGTGCTTCTCGAGCATATTGCTCCAAGCTATGATTTGGTAAATAAATCAGATATTCGCATAATACCTCGCACTACTGATAACTATAGATTTGTATTATCGGTGAGAGCGACAAGCGTCAGTGGTTTTTTGTCTTCTGACTTCCTGTTGTTGCCATCCTTTATCAATCCGAACAAAGGCCGGCTATAATGGACtgatatgatatatttttgcattgtGCTGAACTGAACTTCTTCTTATATATAGAGGGTGTGTTCCACAATTAAAACATCCAgggtttttatattattttccttACATATTATCAAATTGTGGGTGGAAATGTAAATACGTTAAAAATAAGTGCAATTGACTATATATGTGGAATACCTTACATCGATAATGAATTGTTCTCCAGACACAAATAAGTGGTCTcttatcaaaaatgcaaatagacTTGGTACgcaaatatagcttttgtGAACCCCCTTGAAGATTGTGTAAATGCAGTGGATAAGAGCCATTCGCTGCACTTGAAAGTGAAATGCCCAATCCGAAGGCTTACCCAATAGATCATCCCTAGCATCTATTTCCGTGCCACACTAATGTGTCAATCTATCTACATCTTGTTGTTCCGTTTCAGGTACCGGCAGACACGCTTCAGTTCGCGGCGTGTTCGAAAACGTGTGGTCTTCAAGCACGGCGAGTGCAACGTTGTGCAGGGAAATGTGGCCAAGAGACGGCGTCGCTATCTGCAGGTgagcggtgggcggtgggagtaacggggcgtggcagtgcgTGGCTATATCTAGTTGCCGGCCCACTTGCGTTCGATTTGTGGGGTATATTTAGACTTCCTTCGCGGGTTTGCATAACGCCTGTCACCGCGAGACTTGGGCGACAATTATGTAAATTGATTTGTGCTTCGCACGCGGAAttccaaaattaaatttatgtcgAAAGTATTCAAAGAATTTATGGGACACAACCATCTAGtagaatatattatatacctGAAAGCAAATGTTGTTTAGGCAATAATGGTTTGTTTTCATCCAACTTCCCATACTAACCTTTAaccctttttccttttccagGACATCTTCACCACCCTGGTCGACGCCCAGTGGCGCTGGACGCTGCTCGTCTTCGCCGCCAGCTTCGTGTTCTCGTGGGCCTTCTTTGGATTCATCTGGTGGATCATCGCCTACGCACACAACGATCTGGAGTACACCAATCTCAAGAACCAGTCACCCGATCTGGTGGCCAACATGACGCACACGGTGTGCGTAACACAGGTCTCCAATATGATGTCCGCCTTCCTGTACTCCGTGGAAACCCAGACGACGATAGGCTATGGTAATCGCTATGTGACGGAGGAGTGCCCGGAGGCGATATTCACGATGTGCATCCAGTGCATCACGGGTGTCTTCATCCAGGCGTTCATGGTGGGCATTGTGTTTGCCAAGCTGTCGCGTCCCAAGAAGCGTGCCCAGACGCTGCTTTTCTCGCGCAATGCTGTGATCTGCCACCGGGATGGAGTTCCATGCCTGATGTTCCGTGTGGGAGACATGCGCAAGTCGCACATCATCGAGGCCCATGTGCGGGCCCAGATCATCCGCAAGAAGGTGACAAAGGAAGGCGAGGTGCTGCCCTTCTACCAGCAGGAGTTGCACATCGGAGCCGATGGTGGAGAGGATCGGCTGATGTTCATCTGGCCCACGACCATAGTGCACAAGATTGATAGGAACAGTCCACTGTACATGCTCTCCGCCTCCGATATGCTAAAGGAACGCTTCGAAGTGGTGGTTATGCTGGGTGAGTTTTATCATATTCACTTCCTGGAAATGTAAACTAATAGCTAATCGATTTCAGAGGGTGTCATCGAGTCCACTGGCATGACCACGCAGGCCAGAAGCAGCTACTTGCCCTCGGAGGTGCTGTGGGGCCATCGCTTCGTCAATGTGGTGTCATTCCGCAAGGAGACCGGCGAGTACGAGGTGGACTACACGCTATTCAACAACACCTACGACGTGGACACTCCGTTGTGCAGCGCCAAGCAGCTGGACGAGCTTAAGTCGGAGTACTCGAAGAGCGCCAAGTGTGTGAATGCACCCTTTGCGGATCGCACGCTCTCGGCCACCTTGTTCCAGCGTATTGCCTCCGCCGCCTCGGTGGATCATCTGGATCCGGCGAGCGACGAATCGCTGGACTCTGGCCGCCTGCAGATACGCTCCCATTCCATACCCAACGGCGTGCTGGCCAGCGAGCTGGAGCCGCTGAATAACAACAAGCATGGCGCTTCGTTCACCATGGGTGGCCTGACCATCACGACGACGGCGCCCAGCATCCCCAACCTATCCAGTATTAACGAGAAGACCAACTCCGGAAATTCcataaacagcagcaactacagcaataacaatagcCTGAGCACGCTGACCGGAGGAGGAAGTGCTGCCAGCGGACCCGGAGGAGGCATCACCATTGTGGCCGGTtctggtggtggaggaggaggcggcggtaGACACAAGTCGAATCCCCGCCGACTTAGCATCAAGCAGGATCAGCTGCCCATCGATTCCATTTGTTGATATTATTAATTGAGTGGCTTCCCCGCCCTGTCCGTCAGTTATCTGATGTTGTATTCTAGTTAAGCATAGGCTCCCACTATACATAATTCTAACTCAAACTAATCTAAGCGAAATTCCATGGAGAGCTCATCTGTCATAGCCAtagagctgctgcagctgtgaACGCCCCTCAAAAATCCCCCTTTCCTGCTGAAGTGGAGGCAATCTGATTGTTACCCACCTACTCTACTCTACTTACTACTAACCCTGAAACGATTGTACATGTATATGTCTAGGCTAAGCTGATGAATGATTCACGTTGTTAGCTTTACTTGTGTTGAATTTACTATAGTTAAGTTACAAATTGATATTAACGCAAAGTAAGATGTGAGACCGAGAAACCAAAATGCTGCAACTTAGACAACTAGATAAATCTTTAAACGGCTCacttaacatgaaatttatgcgaAGACGCAGCGGAATTGAAAATTCCCTTTAAACCGATTATTCTATAATATTACTCACTTCAATGAGATAGAGAATGTACATTTTAATCCATATACtgtttcaaaaacaaaagcttcaATTATCATAAAGAGTGGACAATAAAATTGTATGCGTATGTGAGAGTGATtgataaatgaattttatttttaagcttcgCCCAGAttgtgcaaatgaaagacGGTGAATATAACCATAAGATGGAATGAAAAGAATCTAACCGATGCGTTTTATTTGGGATATTTAGGGTAGTGCATAGTATGAATCAAATGAAAGACagttcatatatttttgtagtgttttttctttaattttgaCGTTCTTTGTTTAGCTGAGGAAAAGTTTATCATTTTTAAAGCATACAAATTTCTCATATGAAacatacacaaatatatagCGACATACAAGTACAGGGATTGGTCAAAGGTGCTCAGAGATCCTTGGAAGCTGTTGATAGCACAACAAGGACATTCTTGGTATCTAAACACTCCTCATACCACAATTTATGTTAATAGAATACGCGAAGggtttgtttttatgtattttttatgtcCGTAGGCGTAGTAGTACAATAGTAGGTAATtagttcaatttcaatttacaacaaataatctttttattaaagttgcgcttttttttattgaatttcgtACTTTTCGATTTCGACTTGCAACAATCGATTTTCAAATGTGCGCGAAATTCAttacaacaattaaaatacatatgcCTATATTAACAATagatttatgttttgttttcgtatcGGATTTCCTTAAGTTGATATCGTATCTGTAGCTGTGGCttagtttaaagtttaacTCTTTATGCTGTAGGacatttttaagaatattaaatattaatatctcTTAATCGCTTATCTACTAAACCGTTTCAAGGACAGTTAACGGGACGCTCTAGCAagagcaattatttttatttaattttttttcgattctttcccttttttttagtattttcttTAGTTTCTTTGAGGTGTGATAGCACACTCATTGTTGCTTTAGCCTAGCGCTGGTTGATTAAATGTTAGCTAAGtttaaattatgtatttaCAGATGCTGTGTGCTATAGCTCGAAAGTGATAGGCtaatttgtgttattttttgtgtatgGGATTTTGATAAATGCCTTATGAGTTTAGAACGATTTACAACTATTCACCGCTGTGGTAGATCTTTCACTAGAGTATAGCTTACAAGTATATGTCTTACGCCCGTAATTCATGAAATGTCCAGCAATATTTCCAACCTTTACAatcgttttgtgtgtgtgtgtatttccTATCGtctattttatacatttttcttttcatcCATCTTtgtgttttcatattttacaaGCTAATATTATAGAGATGTAAACGGTTTCACCATCAAATATTGTTGGACGACGCGACGATGAGAAATGGATGAGTGGGATTGGTTCTGAATGTGAGCTGTTTACTGATTTACAAATTCATGTGaagcatatttaattacattctTTCGGATCTGTTTTTGCACGTTTTTCTGTCAGCTTGCCCTTCGGGGCGCAAAGATTTCGGAGTAAAAGAGCTGTTTTATCacaagttttgtttttcattaattgcaattaagtAAAAGGCTTCGCATGCGCTGTCCAGAAGGAACAACAGTATGTAAGACGAACTTGGACGAGTCCaaataatcaattaattaaaaaataaataacaatcatGCTGACTAAATGAGTAAACCATTAATGGGAGGATTGGTGCGATAAATGAAAGAGCTCCAATGGGCCGAAAGCAGCAGGTGCATCAGATGTTGCCAGCAACATGTGGCATCTAAAACAAGAAGTAGAATATCCAAATCGCCGCTCAGTAGTACAGATAACTGTTATTCATCATGTCGTAGCGGTAATcaaactgttgctgttgctgctgctcggatcgatgctgctgctcgcgCTGGAAACTAGTGAACCAACTCTTAGTTGCGGCAATTCGCAACAGGTACTTTCATTCCTTgcggtgctgctgttgctgctgacctcccggctgctgttgctgcgactgcagatgatgctgctgttgcaggtgTGGAGGCAGCCtcgactgctgttgctgctgctgcgacatCCCACCGACCACATGTTGCGCCTGCATTCCGTGGCTCTGATGGCTATGCATCGGAGCCTGAGTGGGCACGTGGCCATTCAGACTTCCTCCACTGGCCGACGAAACAGCATTGGAGGCAGCCGTAGCCGTGTTGTTACCCTCGGACTTTTCCCGGGGCAACAAGTAGACAGAGCCATCGGCAGCCTGTTGCAAACTGTAGTCCGCCGGCGAGCAGGGATTTCCCTCGGGATCCCGTAGGTACTGCAagataatgaaattaattagtttattaatATCAAGTCTGTGCATTTCTGCATTTGAGTGACACCTACCTGGAAGACATGACGATGCAGCATGGCAAACTTGTTCGAGATGCGCTTGCGTTCGCTCTCCAAATGATCCCGGTCCTGGTTGAGTTGGGTCTTGCGCTTAACCACCGCGTTCACCTCGTCCTCGAGAGTCAGGATCTGGTCCAATTTGCGTTTCCTGCAATTCTGGGCAGCGACCTTGTTCTTTCCACGCCGACGAATGTCGCGAATCAGCGACAACTGGTTCTCGCTAAGGTCGTACTTCGACAAGCGCTCGTTGAACTCGTCCATGGGCAGGTTGATGATGTCCGGCACTGAAATGGGTATGTTCAGGGATCGGGCGCGCTTTTCATCGCGTGTCAGATGCTCTTCCTCcaggctgctgctgtttccgCCAacactgctgctgttgccggcACTCGTTCCCTTCGATGCGGTTTTAGTGGCAACCAGAGGCTTCTTATCGCGTGCCTGAGGTCTGGGAAGGGATCCACTTCCCTGGGGTAGCGAGTAGGTATGATTTAGTTGCACCAAATCCTGCGAAGTCCTGGGCGATGGTCGTACTGTATAGTCGCCGGAAAAGGCGCTGCCACTGGCTCCCATGCCATAagcctgatgatgatgatagtCCTTGGACAGAGCGGGTCCCATCGCTCCTGGCTCACTGATTCCACCGCTGGCCATTCCCGAGGAGGCGTACCCAGCATCGTACTCGTACTTGATACTCTGCGATTGGACTGCAGTCGCGGCTGCTGGTGGAGCTGTTGGTGGCAGAGCCGAGGGCGTCTGCTTATGGGGATCCCTCTTGCCGTACAGCTGATGCTTCTTCTGCGCCACCGGCGGCTGACGTGTGGCGGTGCTAAGCCGCgaattgttgttgtagctgaAGTCGTAGGGGCCTCCATACTTGCCCTGATGGTAATCCTGGGCGGAGTCGCTGCCCTCACCCCACTCGCCGTCGGAGAGGGACGGCACTCGCTCGGAACCCATCGAACTGACAGCACTGTCGCTGGACGCGTCCAAGCGATCCGCACCGCCCTGTGCTCCTGCACCGCCGCTGGCCAAGAGATCGGCGGTCATTCCTGTTGCTCCAGCTCCCACAGCTGAGCCACTCATTGGGCCCACACCGCCGGATGCTCCGTTGGCCTGGTTACCGTGCGGATTTCCCGCCCCAAGTTGTGCCGAGCTACCGGAGCCGTTGCTAACATGTCCACTGCTGGGCAAGCCCAGAACCGAGGAGTTGTTGCTAGTGCTGTTGTCAACCATGCGACAGAAGCCTGCAATGAAAGATAGTAGGTTAGTTAGTAGAGTACATTAATGGATCAGCAGTTAAGCCTTAGTATAATCACTTACTACTAGTTAAAAATAATCCACCTAAGCTCATAACCCAAGTATATATTTTAGGTGTTATCAGCTGACAAGTTTTCCATTGAACTTCATGTGCGATGGAAATATTTACACTAGCAAAcgcaatattattttaagctATCCTCCCAATTGATCGAAAACGAACTAGTTTCCCAACTGGTGCTACTGCTTTTGGCCTGACCCACTTCAAGTAGACGGTCTTGATTGGGGAGGATCGCCCTTATCGCAAGAAACGTCTTGAGTCACTCGCAGCTTCGATTATTCAGCACAAATTTACGACTAGCGTTCAGTTTCGCTGTTCGAAATGAGGAGAAATACTAAAAACTGTGCAGTCATTTTCCATATTTCACTGGACTTATCTTATCTCGGTCGATAAGGaatgagtgtgtgcgtgtgtgaggaAGAGCTCGTGTGCGTCTCCCAgttattttttgctgtttcGCAAATACCTGGCCACCTTTCCACATCGTTCTGGCCCCGCCGCCTGCTGATAAGAAGGAGTCAGATCTGCTGCCCCCAGTGTATCTAATCACAGTCTAAACGGAGAACAAACGACACGCCCAAGGggcattttttttggttttctggtCTAACCAAAAACACATAATCTCCATGTGCAATCTGGCATTATTGCGCGCCTGCAGTTAATTAGACAAATCAATTCGTAAGCTGATTGGGACAAGCTCTCGTGTATTTATACCCTCTGTGGGCAAGGTCAAAGCTTAAACCATAAACATTGATGACTTGACAAAATGCGATACTTTGTATGAGCACGTATACAATTACGGGGCACTCTCTTTATAACGAAAGCTCTGTTTTATGAACCTTCGTAGTTGTTGAACTCTATTTTTAGACATAATGGTTATAATGCTCTTTGCTTCAAGTTTCCCATACGCAATATCAACTtgatcaaaatatttttctactGAAGCTAGTCGTATAAATAACAGTAATGCTCGTATTTATGGGTTCTCCATATCGATAGTGCACTGTAACTGTGCAGGAGAGTTATCAGCGACGAACTGAGCGCAAGACATAACGGAAACCATAAAGATAACCGTTAAAGCCAGTGACACGTTTCATGATGTGCAGAAAAAAAAGCTTAATAACAATATGAAAATCCAAATTGAGACCGTCTTTGTTTCGTTAGGACGTAACCCACATacgttataatttttatgccgATCTCAAGAACGTGAACTCCACAGCAACTCCTTTGGAATTCCGCGTCAAGAGATTAGCAACTACTCATGTGCCTCTACTCTCCTATGCTCTTCCGAGCTTTTTTTAACGTTATTGTTTCGAATAGCGATGACTCAGCagtttaaaaatagtaaacagcaaacaggcgggcaaataataaaataagcgaaatgaaaaaaaaacttgctGAGCGGGCATTAGGCAGCGGTGGCGGGAGAGGCTAGGAAAGCGCtcgagagagggagagcgaaGAACGTTCCGCTGATATCAGAAACAGCAAAAAGATCGCCGTGCGGCATGACTAATGAAAAAATTGTTACGCGGTCacaagtaaaatatttttgagggCTTTCGCTCTTATTCTTTTTTGGCAACACCGAAAATAACACCATGCagagcattttccattttccattttccccgaTCTCACTCACTCTCACCTGTTGGATTGTCCCGTTCACCGTTTTTGGGATGCTGCTACAGAACGCTCGAAATTCGCCGAATTATAACTCACTGAGCTAAATTATATAGCTATGTACATTTATACATAGGTACGTCGATCGTATATCAGCTACACTGAATCGAAATGcgtcattattttattaaattggtTATGCTAATTACATTAACTTTACGGCACGTTGCGCGTTGCGATCTTTACTGCATAcaggtatgtgtgtgtgtgcatatatatGGCTAAATGGATTTTCGAGTCGCGTCGGTTCTAATATTTACTTTACTATCGTATTCGATTGTTCGTGTTCGACTGATTTGCCTCTGACTCGCGCTCTGTTCTTTTCGCTTTGCTTTCCGCCCTGCTTTTGAGTGCTTTTTTCgtcgtttgttgttgttggtattTTCGCTGGCTGTCGTTTGAATCGCAAGTGAGTGGCAATCGCGAAACCTGAGCGCCCGCTCCCTTCTACACACGATCACTCGGGCAAACTGTGAACTAATTGTACAAAATTTTGTATGCTAATCGCGCAAGAACGATAAACTGTAAAAAAAGCTCATGGGCCGAGTGGATTTGTGCTTGAGTCGCTTGTGCGCGCGCTTTTTGCTCCGTTCTGAGTCAAAGCTTGCGGTAAGTGGGTGGGGAATTCGGCAACGATGCGCAATCCACTTAACGGACCAAAAGCTCGTCCATCACTTAAGGGAACTTTTTGGCAAGCAGAAAGctcacactgagagaaacttATTCTTTTACTTTGTCTAGATCATTTGGCTATCTACTAGCTTGATATAACTTTTCGTAGATTTTAGTTGTATAGGAATAAGATAATCAACTATACTAGGAATAAACATAGTACTCACTCTCATTCATGTCCATCAAGTGCAGATCCTCGTCGGTGAAAATGGAGTTGATAAAGCCATCCGTCTGGTTAATGTCCGATGAGGTGTTCTAAGGATATCATCGTTTATAAACGCTGCATTGAGAGATGAGGTTGAGGTCCAACTTACCCCGTAGTACATCAGATCGTGCTCCACTTTGtaggcggcagcagcagcggcggctcCATCGGCCTCGTGACTGGAGTTGGTCAGATGCATGCTGGAGGTCACAGCCGATCCCAGATTGTGCCCGTAGTGGGGCTGCCCGGTGGGGCAGATGTCGCCCAAGGCGGCGGCATTCGGGTGGTGCAACATGGCAGCGTGgtgcggcggcggtggtggtggcggctgCAAGGAAGCATTGGCGCCACTGCCATACTGACCATGCTGGCCAGGAGTGCCGGGTGCTACGTTCGAGGGACTCGCCTGGTAGGAGTAGCCGGGATAGTGGTGCGGATACGGCGACATATCGGATACCCCGCCCACCATGCTCGGAATGGGACTGAAGTAGGTGGCAAAGTCCTGGAGACGCTCCATCGAAACGCTGCGATTCAGACGCGGCATGCGGCCCTGCAAGTGGAGAAGAGTGGGGTAAAGACATTGATTAATACGGCGCTCGTCGCTTAGCCGCGTTGATGTATTAACAAGGTGAGAAGGGTTCGGAATTACGAAACTTATAACTCAATAACCGATCAATCATCCGCCAGGGGAATTCTCTAGAAACGCGGCCAGACAATAAACCGAATTCAAATTGCGCTACAAGTAACAATCTCCTGGCTGTCAGAGTCTCCGACTCCAACTCCAAACTTGGAATCAGACTCACTGTGTAAGCCAAAAAACGTGCACAATGTATCGGTCTGGCGATTTGACTGCCAGGCCAGATCGATCAACGtggaattgaaatgaaattcgtATCTTTCAAATTGACAAGTGCTCGGGGTTCGCAGCTCAGCCAGCGGTCTTGgccagttttatttttgtatcaGTCTTTTTTTTCTCCCCCCCcgtattatttgttattttcctAAGACTCCTCCTCTGTAAAAAGCTGGCTCTGTAAGTCGTGGCATCTGGGCATCTTGGGCTGGCTGGGCTGACTGATGGCCGGAGATCGTGAGACTACCACTACGACTTCATTAGGCCgccttttgttattgttaattACCGGtgggtttatttatttgttcaacTAATTCCGCAGCCACCGCGTGGGCGAATGGCCAGGGTATTATTTCATATTCGACTCCCATCTGaatcacactcacactcgaaTATAATAATCAATATTTCCTCGAACTGCGATCCTTTATCGTTTCGCTTTTGGCGGCACCAATTTGTTCTTAATGCTAAATGCCGCCGCCGCGTGCAATTAAGATCTTTCAGATGCGATGGACACCTATATCTGGCTGACGTTGACGCTGATGCACTTTGACACTGACATTGCCGATACGGATCGAAAACGAGAAATCGAGAAACGATTATTCCGACAAAAGAATCCGAATACTGGATTCGGATCGAACTCCTTTGCGCGTTGACGTTGAGTTGTCGTTTGACCAGCAtcaactgactgactgacggaATGACAGTAGCCAAGGCaactcacacagatactccgGGGAGATGGATGCATTCCCagctgagtgtgtgtgtgtgtgagtcagTGAGGGCTGAGCAAACAACCTGTATCCCCCGAGTATCTCACCATTCCACTCGCATGTGTATCTAATGAATGCCTCAACACGCTCCTGAACGCAAACAGGTATGTGTGGCAGACCAAAAACGGCAGGTAGGAGCCATTGGGCGTTCACTTCAGCCAGTTGCAGTCGCTCTGTtcgtatctttgtatctttgtatctgtgaG
Protein-coding sequences here:
- the LOC6729206 gene encoding G protein-activated inward rectifier potassium channel 3 isoform X6, whose product is MKRLMTWERDLVDAMYEYRQTRFSSRRVRKRVVFKHGECNVVQGNVAKRRRRYLQDIFTTLVDAQWRWTLLVFAASFVFSWAFFGFIWWIIAYAHNDLEYTNLKNQSPDLVANMTHTVCVTQVSNMMSAFLYSVETQTTIGYGNRYVTEECPEAIFTMCIQCITGVFIQAFMVGIVFAKLSRPKKRAQTLLFSRNAVICHRDGVPCLMFRVGDMRKSHIIEAHVRAQIIRKKVTKEGEVLPFYQQELHIGADGGEDRLMFIWPTTIVHKIDRNSPLYMLSASDMLKERFEVVVMLEGVIESTGMTTQARSSYLPSEVLWGHRFVNVVSFRKETGEYEVDYTLFNNTYDVDTPLCSAKQLDELKSEYSKSAKCVNAPFADRTLSATLFQRIASAASVDHLDPASDESLDSGRLQIRSHSIPNGVLASELEPLNNNKHGASFTMGGLTITTTAPSIPNLSSINEKTNSGNSINSSNYSNNNSLSTLTGGGSAASGPGGGITIVAGSGGGGGGGGRHKSNPRRLSIKQDQLPIDSIC
- the LOC6729206 gene encoding G protein-activated inward rectifier potassium channel 3 isoform X1, which produces MPKMIVDKSELVGENAWAKLLPEEKEKAIIVKMSNSSSNNNDSKETTPLNVDQLVAASNPAVAGEQSAVCLEDTYKRTSTYASNINSTGGESSGSGTQLSRKESILGSFHRQIRRSIKAVSESPGPLTRYRQTRFSSRRVRKRVVFKHGECNVVQGNVAKRRRRYLQDIFTTLVDAQWRWTLLVFAASFVFSWAFFGFIWWIIAYAHNDLEYTNLKNQSPDLVANMTHTVCVTQVSNMMSAFLYSVETQTTIGYGNRYVTEECPEAIFTMCIQCITGVFIQAFMVGIVFAKLSRPKKRAQTLLFSRNAVICHRDGVPCLMFRVGDMRKSHIIEAHVRAQIIRKKVTKEGEVLPFYQQELHIGADGGEDRLMFIWPTTIVHKIDRNSPLYMLSASDMLKERFEVVVMLEGVIESTGMTTQARSSYLPSEVLWGHRFVNVVSFRKETGEYEVDYTLFNNTYDVDTPLCSAKQLDELKSEYSKSAKCVNAPFADRTLSATLFQRIASAASVDHLDPASDESLDSGRLQIRSHSIPNGVLASELEPLNNNKHGASFTMGGLTITTTAPSIPNLSSINEKTNSGNSINSSNYSNNNSLSTLTGGGSAASGPGGGITIVAGSGGGGGGGGRHKSNPRRLSIKQDQLPIDSIC
- the LOC6729206 gene encoding G protein-activated inward rectifier potassium channel 3 isoform X7 → MKRLMTWERDLVDAMYRQTRFSSRRVRKRVVFKHGECNVVQGNVAKRRRRYLQDIFTTLVDAQWRWTLLVFAASFVFSWAFFGFIWWIIAYAHNDLEYTNLKNQSPDLVANMTHTVCVTQVSNMMSAFLYSVETQTTIGYGNRYVTEECPEAIFTMCIQCITGVFIQAFMVGIVFAKLSRPKKRAQTLLFSRNAVICHRDGVPCLMFRVGDMRKSHIIEAHVRAQIIRKKVTKEGEVLPFYQQELHIGADGGEDRLMFIWPTTIVHKIDRNSPLYMLSASDMLKERFEVVVMLEGVIESTGMTTQARSSYLPSEVLWGHRFVNVVSFRKETGEYEVDYTLFNNTYDVDTPLCSAKQLDELKSEYSKSAKCVNAPFADRTLSATLFQRIASAASVDHLDPASDESLDSGRLQIRSHSIPNGVLASELEPLNNNKHGASFTMGGLTITTTAPSIPNLSSINEKTNSGNSINSSNYSNNNSLSTLTGGGSAASGPGGGITIVAGSGGGGGGGGRHKSNPRRLSIKQDQLPIDSIC
- the LOC6729206 gene encoding G protein-activated inward rectifier potassium channel 3 isoform X4, whose translation is MSELRRSLSRLSMIVYRATHSSEQSWREELLRYRQTRFSSRRVRKRVVFKHGECNVVQGNVAKRRRRYLQDIFTTLVDAQWRWTLLVFAASFVFSWAFFGFIWWIIAYAHNDLEYTNLKNQSPDLVANMTHTVCVTQVSNMMSAFLYSVETQTTIGYGNRYVTEECPEAIFTMCIQCITGVFIQAFMVGIVFAKLSRPKKRAQTLLFSRNAVICHRDGVPCLMFRVGDMRKSHIIEAHVRAQIIRKKVTKEGEVLPFYQQELHIGADGGEDRLMFIWPTTIVHKIDRNSPLYMLSASDMLKERFEVVVMLEGVIESTGMTTQARSSYLPSEVLWGHRFVNVVSFRKETGEYEVDYTLFNNTYDVDTPLCSAKQLDELKSEYSKSAKCVNAPFADRTLSATLFQRIASAASVDHLDPASDESLDSGRLQIRSHSIPNGVLASELEPLNNNKHGASFTMGGLTITTTAPSIPNLSSINEKTNSGNSINSSNYSNNNSLSTLTGGGSAASGPGGGITIVAGSGGGGGGGGRHKSNPRRLSIKQDQLPIDSIC